A single genomic interval of Coccidioides posadasii str. Silveira chromosome 1, complete sequence harbors:
- a CDS encoding uncharacterized protein (EggNog:ENOG410PH86~COG:Q~BUSCO:10620at33183), whose product MCLSTLRSIYSQSLPPPAAFTEKNVPSRSGRVFIVTGGNAGIGFELCKLLYATGATVYMASRSKDRAEAAIKSITESSPQPETPSTLKFLHLDLNDLDSVKEAAATFAQQESKLDILWNNAGTGANLVQVGAKTAQGFEAMVGMHCIATLLFTELLLPQLRAAVAAALEYPGSVRVVWTSSFIAEGGTPKYGIDFKRLDQGTTGRVRNYAVSKAGTWMLGREMAQRYGKDGIISVIQNPGFLKSGAYGGTPAINMLLMNGLLRDPKFGAYTELYAAFSRDITLENNGAYIIPWGRIRSDNDCPRKDIIKAMTPVEQGGLGYHTKFWEWCEQKYKLFAHSAS is encoded by the exons ATGTGTCTCTCAACGTTACGCAGCATTTACTCTCAGTCACTCCCCCCACCCGCAGCATTTACTGAGAAAAATGTCCCTTCTCGGAGTGGCCGGGTCTTCATCGTGACCGGCGGCAATGCGGGCATTGGGTTCGAACTATGCAAGCTACTCTATGCCACAGGAGCGACGGTATACATGGCATCGAGATCAAAG GATCGAGCAGAAGCTGCCATCAAATCGATCACCGAGTCGTCGCCGCAGCCCGAAACACCAAGCACTCTCAAATTTCTCCACCTGGACCTCAACGATCTAGACTCCGTCAAGGAAGCTGCAGCAACCTTTGCGCAGCAGGAGTCAAAGCTCGATATCCTTTGGAACAACGCAGGCACTGGCGCCAACCTCGTGCAGGTCGGGGCTAAAACAGCACAAGGCTTCGAAGCTATGGTTGGTATGCACTGCATCGCGACTCTATTGTTCACCGAACTCCTTCTTCCCCAGCTTCGCGCTGCAGTGGCTGCCGCCCTAGAGTACCCAGGCTCCGTTCGCGTGGTGTGGACATCTAGCTTCATAGCCGAGGGTGGGACACCGAAGTACGGTATTGACTTTAAACGTCTGGATCAAGGTACAACTGGTCGTGTTCGCAACTATGCCGTTTCCAAAGCTGGGACTTGGATGTTAGGTCGGGAAATGGCTCAGCGATACGGCAAGGATGGCATTATTAGCGTCATTCAAAACCCGGGTTTCCTGAAGAGTGGTGCGTACGGTGGCACTCCGGCTATCAATATGCTGCTCATGAATGGCCTGCTTCGTGACCCAAAATTTGGCGCGTACACTGAGCTATACGCTGCGTTCTCGCGCGACATTACTCTGGAGAACAACGGTGCTTATATCATCCCTTGGGGAAGGATTCGTTCCGACAACGATTGTCCGCGGAAGGATATTATCAAGGCCATGACGCCAGTCGAACAAGGTGGATTAGGCTATCATACAAAGTTCTGGGAATGGTGTGAGCAGAAGTATAAGCTGTTTGCACATTCCGCTAGTTGA